The Nocardioides zeae genome includes the window GCACGACGAAGCCGGCGTAGACCAGGTACATGACCGCCGTCGGGTAGTACCCCGCCTCGAGCAGGGTCGTCACGCCGACCACGTCGACGGCGAGCCAGACGAGCCAGAACTCCACCCAGCCGCGCGCCATGCCGTAGGTCGCCAGCATCGAGCCCGCGAGGATCCACGCCTCCGTGGCGGGTCCCCAGGAGCCGAGCCGCTGGAGCACGACGTACGCCGCGGCGTACCCCACGACGCCGAGGAGCACGAGCTGGACCCAGCCGGCGACGCCGGCCCAGCGCGGCACGACGGCCCCGCCGTCCGGGGCGCCACCGGCCCGGCGGGCGGCGCGCCAGCGCCACCAGCCGTAGACGCCGACGGCAGCGAAGAAGACCTGGCGGCCGGCCTGGCCCCACAGGGGGTCCGCGACGACGTTGCTCAGCTCGCCCCACGCGAAGACGCCGAAGAGCAGGACGTTGCCGACGAGGCCGACGGGCCACGCCCAGACGACGCGGCGCATGCCGAGCAGGGCGCTCGCGAGGCCGAAGAGGTTGCCGACGACCTCGGGGACCGAGAGGTAGCCCGAGCCGACGGCGACGTGGCCGTGCAGCAGCCACTCGAGGGGACTCATGCCGCTCCGCCCTCCGCCTGGCGGGCGGCGATGCGGGCGAGGGCCTCGTCCGCGTAGCCGCCGACGACGAGACGCTCCACGTGCTTGGCGATCACGTCGACCTCGAGGTTGACGGGCTCGCCGACCGCGCGGAAGCCCAGCGTCGTGCGGGCGAGGGTCTCCGGGATGAGGCTGACCGTGAAGCTGCTCTCGCCGACCTCCACCAGCGTCAGGCTGATGCCGTCGACCGTGATGGAGCCCTTCTCGACGAGGAAGCGGGCCAGCTCCGCCGGGTAGCCGATCTCCACGACGGTCCAGTGCTCGCTCGGGCGCCGGTCGAGCACCCGCCCGACCCCGTCGACGTGGCCCTGCACGACGTGGCCGCCGAGGCGCTGGTCGGCGCGGACCGCGCGCTCGAGGTTGACGCGGTCCCCCGGCGTGCGCTCGCCGAGGGTGGTGCGCCGCAGGGACTCGGCCATGACGTCGGCGGTCCAGCGGGTGCCGTCGTGCTCGGTGATGGTCAGGCAGCAGCCGTCGACCGCGATCGAGTCGCCGAGGTGCGCGTCCTCGAGCACGACCGCGGTCTCCACGACGAGCCGTACGGCGTCGCCCTGGTCCTCGATCGCGGCGATCGAGCCGAGCTCCTCCACGATGCCGGTGAACATCTCAGGCCTCTCCTTCGCGGGTCGGCGGCCGGAGCACCAGCCGCACGTTGGTCTCGTCGCCCTCGCCGACGACGCCGGCGTCGACGACGCGCAGGTGCAACGCATCGGTGATCGTCGTGATGCCCAGGTCGGCGACCGCGTTGCGGCCGGCGCCGAGCAGGAGGGGCGCGACGTAGACGACCACCTCGTCGACGAACCCGTCCGCGACGAACGCGGCCGCCAGCGTGGGGCCGCCCTCGAGGAACACGTGGCGGGCCTCGCGGGCGTGGAGCGCCTCGAGGGCCTCGCGGGGCGACCGGGTCCGCAGGTGCAGCGTCTCCGCGTCCGGACCGAGCACCCGGGCGTCGCCGGGCAGGTCGCGCTCCCCCATGACCACGCGGAGCGGCTGCACGGGGAGCGGCTGGTCGTCCGCGTCGCGCACGGTGAGGAGCGGGTCGTCGGTCACGATCGTGCCCGTGCCGACGAGCATGACGTCGCACTCCCCGCGGAGCCGGTGGGTGTCGCGGCGCGCCGCCGGCGAGCTGATCCAGCGGCTCGTGCCGTCCGCGGCGGCGCTGCGTCCGTCGAGCGTCGTGGCGAACTTCCAGGTCACGAAGGGGCGGCCGTGGGTCACCGCGAACGTCCACGCCCGGTTGAGCTGCGCGGCCTCGCCCGCGAGCACGCCCTCGACGACCTCGACGTCCGCCTCCCGGAGCGTCGTCGCTCCTCCGGCCGCGAGCGGGTTCGGGTCGGCCTGGCCCACGACCACGCGGGCGACGCCGGCTGCCAGGAGCGCCTGGGCGCAGGGCCCGGTGCGGCCCGTGTGGTTGCAGGGCTCGAGGGTCACGACGGCGGTCGCACCCCGCACCTCGGCTCCCGCCGCGGCCGCCCGGGAGAGCGCGTCCACCTCGGCGTGCGGCGTACCGGCGCCCCGGTGGTAGCCCTCCGCCAGCACCGCGCCGTCGGGGGCGAGCAGGACGCAGCCGACGCGGGGGTTCGGGCCGGGGACGCCGTGCACGCGCGCCAGGAGCAGCGCGCGCTCCATGGCGTCGCGCTCGGCGCTCGTCGTGCTCGCGGTGTGCGTCATGCCCTGCTTCCCGGCTACGTCGCGGGCGCCGGGGCGCTGCGGGATGCTCGGGCGGGGCGGGTCGTGCGCGTGCTGCCGCGGAGGCCGCACGAGGACGACCGTCCTGCGTGCGCTTCCCTTCCGGACTCTGACCGTCGGTCCAGGAATTCCACCTGGTCAACCGTCCGCTGGCTGCGGACGGGTCGCGGACTCTCACCGCCGGCTCGGAATTTCACCGACCCCAGTGCACGCGAGTTGGTCAACTCGTCTGGTGGGAATTGAAGCACACGGCACCGGCGGTCGGCGGGGGTCCCGCTCCGTGGACCCCCGTGACCCGCGCACGGGCTCAGGCGCGGGCGGCGTCGCCCTTCGCGCGCAGCGCGGCGATCATCGCGTCGGGGTCGTCGGCGGAGTAGACCGCGCTGCCGGCGACGAACACGTCGGCGCCCGCCTCGGCGCAGCGCTCGATCGTCTCCAGCGAGACGCCGCCGTCGACCTGGAGGAGCGTCCGGACACCGTGCCGCTCGACCATAGCGCGGGCGCGGCGGAGCTTGGGCAGCACGAGGTCGAGGAACTTCTGGCCGCCGAAGCCGGGCTCGACGGTCATGAGCAGCAGCATGTCGAGCTCGGGCAGCAGGTCCTCGTAGGGCTCCACCGGCGTCGCCGGACGCAGGGCCATGCTCGCCCGGCCACCGGCCGAGCGGATCTCCCGCGCCAGGCGCACGGGGGCACGGGCCGCCTCCACGTGGAAGGTCACGGAGGCGCACCCCGCCTCGACGTACGTCGGGGCGTGGCGGTCGGGGTCCTCGATCATGAGGTGCGCGTCGAGCGGGATGTCGGTGGAGCGCGCGAGCGCCTCGACCATCGTCGGCCCGAAGGTCAGGTTGGGGACGAAGTGGTTGTCCATGACGTCGACGTGGACCATGTCCGCGCTCGGGATGCGCGCCACCTCCGCCCCGAGGTTCGCGAAGTCGGCGTTGAGGATGCTCGGCGTGATCTGGATGCCCACGGGCGGCGATCCTAGGCCGTGGGCTCCCCGCCCGGGTCGTCCGGCTCGTCCGGCTCGTCCGGCTCGTCCGGCTCGTCGCGCTCGTCGCGCTCGGCCCACGCGAGCAGCGGGGCGATGTCGAAGACGTGCTCGTCGGCGTGCAGGCCGGCGTGGAGGTCGCCGAGCTCGGCGTACCGCGCCGGGACCGTGAACATCGTGAGGTCCCGCGGGTCGGCGTCGTCGACCTCGTCCCAGCGGATCGGGGTGGAGACACGGGCGTCGGGCAGGCCGCGGAGGGAGTAGGCGCTGGCGATCGTGTGGTCGCGGGCGTTCTGGTTGAAGTCGACGAAGACCGCGGCGGGGTCGCGGTCCTTGCGCCACCAGGCCGTCGTCACGAGCTCGGGCGCACGCCGCTCGACCTCGCGGGCGAAGGCGCGCGCCGCGCGGCGTACGTCGCCGTGGCCGTGCTCGGCGGCGATCCGGACGTAGACGTGGAGGCCCTTGCTCCCGCTGGTCTTCGGGTAGCCGACGGCGCCGAGCTCGTCGAGCACCTCGTGCGCCACATGGGCGACGCGACGGATCGTGGCGTAGTCGCAGCCCGGGCCGGGGTCGAGGTCGATGCGCCACTCGTCGGGCTGCTCCACGGCACCCCGACGGCTGTTCCAGGGGTGGAACTCCACGGTCGACATCTGGACCGCCCAGATGACGGCGGCCGGCTCGGTCACGCACAGCTCGTCGGCGGTGCGCTTCCACCGCGGGAAGAACAGCTCGACGGTCTCGACCCAGTCGGGCGCGCCGGCGGGCAGGCGCTTCTGGTGGACCTTGTCGCCCGCGAGGCCCTTCGGGAAGCGGTGCAGCATGCACGGTCGTTCGTGCAGCGCGCCGGTGATCCCGTCGGCGACGGCGAGGTAGTACTCGACGACATCCAGCTTGGTGGCGCCCGACTCCGGGAAGTAGACGCGGTCGGGGTTGGAGATCCGCACGACGCGGTCCTCGACCTCGATCTCCACGGCGGGCGGCTTCGACGGCACGTGACCACCCTAGTGACGGGGCGGGCGGGTCACCGATGGTCGGCACTTGCGAAACGTACGGCTTCCGCCGACCATACGACCATGACCGACCGTACGCCGCCCCGCTCACCCGACTACGACCTCGCCGACGAGCTGGCCGTCGAGCGGCCGGAGCAGTACCGCGCCCTCTTCGAGGACACGCGAGCGCGGATCGTCACGCTCCTGCTCGACCGCGCCGCGACGACCACGGAGCTCGCCGAGGTGCTGGGCAAGCCGAAGGGCACGGTCGGTCACCACCTCAAGGTCCTCGAGGACGCGGGCCTGGTGCGGGTCGTGCGCACCGAGCGGGTGCGGGCCCTGGAGGCGCGCTACTACGGACGCACGGCCCGGGTGTTCTGGTACGACCACGTCGCCGAGGCCCGCGGCGAGGCCGCCCGCACCCTGACCCGGGCGGCGCAGCAGGCCGCCGGGACCGACGAGGTGGCCGCCCGCGAGGCGGGCATGCAGCCGCCGTTCGCCTACCTGCGCCAGGCGCGCATCCCCGCCGAGCGTGCCCACGCCTGGCACGAGCGGCTGGCGGCCCTCATCGACGAGTTCCTCGAGGAGCCCGCGGAGGGCGACGTGACCTACGCGCTCGTGGTCGGGCTCCACCCCGCACCCGGCCTGCGACCGGGGCAGCGGGCGGAGCAGCCGGCGGAGCAGTCGCCGGAGCCGTCGCCGGAGGGGACGGCGTGAGCGGAGGCGAGCTGGCTCCCGCGACGGCCGCGCCCGCGGCCCTGGGCCCGCGGTTCCGCCGCTTCCTCGTCTCCGCCGCCGCGGCGAACCTCGGCGACGGCCTGATGACGGTCGCGCTCATGTGGCTGGCGTCGTCGATCACGCGCGAACCGGCCGCGATCGCCCTCATCGGCCTCGCCAACCGGCTGCCCTGGCTGCTGCTCAGCCTCCCCGCCGGCGTCATCGTCGACCGCGTCGACCGACGCCGGCTCGTCGTCGCGATGGACGCCGTGCGGTGCGCCACCGTGCTGCTGCTCGGGCTCGTCGTGGTGATCGTGCAGTCGGACCTGCCCTCCCCCGCCGCGCTGGCCGCCG containing:
- a CDS encoding ArsR/SmtB family transcription factor gives rise to the protein MTDRTPPRSPDYDLADELAVERPEQYRALFEDTRARIVTLLLDRAATTTELAEVLGKPKGTVGHHLKVLEDAGLVRVVRTERVRALEARYYGRTARVFWYDHVAEARGEAARTLTRAAQQAAGTDEVAAREAGMQPPFAYLRQARIPAERAHAWHERLAALIDEFLEEPAEGDVTYALVVGLHPAPGLRPGQRAEQPAEQSPEPSPEGTA
- a CDS encoding riboflavin synthase; the protein is MFTGIVEELGSIAAIEDQGDAVRLVVETAVVLEDAHLGDSIAVDGCCLTITEHDGTRWTADVMAESLRRTTLGERTPGDRVNLERAVRADQRLGGHVVQGHVDGVGRVLDRRPSEHWTVVEIGYPAELARFLVEKGSITVDGISLTLVEVGESSFTVSLIPETLARTTLGFRAVGEPVNLEVDVIAKHVERLVVGGYADEALARIAARQAEGGAA
- the pnuC gene encoding nicotinamide riboside transporter PnuC, whose protein sequence is MSPLEWLLHGHVAVGSGYLSVPEVVGNLFGLASALLGMRRVVWAWPVGLVGNVLLFGVFAWGELSNVVADPLWGQAGRQVFFAAVGVYGWWRWRAARRAGGAPDGGAVVPRWAGVAGWVQLVLLGVVGYAAAYVVLQRLGSWGPATEAWILAGSMLATYGMARGWVEFWLVWLAVDVVGVTTLLEAGYYPTAVMYLVYAGFVVLGFVTWLRAERRLRPLEQSLGHPPIHPATPDPTGTAPEPAAR
- the ribD gene encoding bifunctional diaminohydroxyphosphoribosylaminopyrimidine deaminase/5-amino-6-(5-phosphoribosylamino)uracil reductase RibD, giving the protein MTHTASTTSAERDAMERALLLARVHGVPGPNPRVGCVLLAPDGAVLAEGYHRGAGTPHAEVDALSRAAAAGAEVRGATAVVTLEPCNHTGRTGPCAQALLAAGVARVVVGQADPNPLAAGGATTLREADVEVVEGVLAGEAAQLNRAWTFAVTHGRPFVTWKFATTLDGRSAAADGTSRWISSPAARRDTHRLRGECDVMLVGTGTIVTDDPLLTVRDADDQPLPVQPLRVVMGERDLPGDARVLGPDAETLHLRTRSPREALEALHAREARHVFLEGGPTLAAAFVADGFVDEVVVYVAPLLLGAGRNAVADLGITTITDALHLRVVDAGVVGEGDETNVRLVLRPPTREGEA
- the rpe gene encoding ribulose-phosphate 3-epimerase, with the protein product MGIQITPSILNADFANLGAEVARIPSADMVHVDVMDNHFVPNLTFGPTMVEALARSTDIPLDAHLMIEDPDRHAPTYVEAGCASVTFHVEAARAPVRLAREIRSAGGRASMALRPATPVEPYEDLLPELDMLLLMTVEPGFGGQKFLDLVLPKLRRARAMVERHGVRTLLQVDGGVSLETIERCAEAGADVFVAGSAVYSADDPDAMIAALRAKGDAARA
- the ligD gene encoding non-homologous end-joining DNA ligase; the encoded protein is MPSKPPAVEIEVEDRVVRISNPDRVYFPESGATKLDVVEYYLAVADGITGALHERPCMLHRFPKGLAGDKVHQKRLPAGAPDWVETVELFFPRWKRTADELCVTEPAAVIWAVQMSTVEFHPWNSRRGAVEQPDEWRIDLDPGPGCDYATIRRVAHVAHEVLDELGAVGYPKTSGSKGLHVYVRIAAEHGHGDVRRAARAFAREVERRAPELVTTAWWRKDRDPAAVFVDFNQNARDHTIASAYSLRGLPDARVSTPIRWDEVDDADPRDLTMFTVPARYAELGDLHAGLHADEHVFDIAPLLAWAERDERDEPDEPDEPDEPDDPGGEPTA